One genomic segment of Rivularia sp. PCC 7116 includes these proteins:
- a CDS encoding restriction endonuclease subunit S: MKISKLDIPVTSHWIENNERRLDCNPYLSGAFEAKVILNKLPVKKEPLQELTKEGMKGIFNGPRFSRNYVNNPDYGVPFLGSTDILAADLSNLPLLSKKKVTSCPELLIDEGWTLITCSGTIGRMVYSRSDMKGMAGSQHFMRVVPDPDKILPGYLYAYLSSRFGLPIVVSGTYGAIIQHIEPRHIADLPVPRLGEDVERKVHELIDEAARIRTEANIQLTSTIEQLEDILDLPHLPRNFEKTEPDVSTASSKLLTARFDGLFHSNYHKSALEPLLNLPESMRTTVGLMADDVFEPTRFKRIPLDNTEYGIPFFGTSALMWLEPAPTYYIPKKMTGIEQYIVDEKTLLIPRSGQLAGIIGHAVFPHGSVLGGTVTEDAIRIKVKSQTIAGYLFIALSSEYGRRQLKARAFGSSIPHLDVRMIKETVIPLLSDEQISKIGVIGHRIAQARSEAIEKEQQARKLVENAISKGGV, translated from the coding sequence ATGAAAATTTCTAAATTAGATATTCCTGTAACTTCCCATTGGATTGAAAATAACGAGCGACGTTTGGATTGTAATCCTTATCTTTCTGGTGCTTTTGAAGCTAAGGTTATTTTAAATAAGTTACCTGTTAAAAAAGAACCTTTGCAGGAATTAACTAAGGAAGGAATGAAAGGGATTTTTAATGGTCCGAGGTTTTCACGTAATTATGTTAATAACCCAGACTACGGTGTTCCTTTTCTTGGAAGTACAGATATATTAGCAGCAGATTTATCAAATTTACCTCTTTTATCGAAAAAGAAAGTAACATCATGTCCAGAATTATTAATTGATGAAGGATGGACATTAATAACTTGTTCTGGAACTATAGGTAGAATGGTTTATTCCCGTTCTGATATGAAAGGAATGGCAGGTTCACAACATTTTATGCGTGTTGTTCCTGACCCCGATAAAATTTTACCTGGTTATTTATACGCTTACCTCAGCAGTCGCTTTGGTCTTCCTATCGTTGTTTCGGGGACTTATGGTGCGATTATTCAGCATATTGAACCTCGTCATATAGCCGATTTACCCGTACCAAGGTTAGGGGAAGATGTTGAGAGGAAAGTGCATGAGTTGATTGATGAAGCTGCGAGAATTAGAACTGAGGCAAATATTCAATTAACTTCAACTATTGAGCAACTTGAAGATATATTAGATTTACCACACCTACCACGAAATTTTGAAAAAACTGAGCCAGATGTTTCAACCGCTTCATCTAAGTTATTAACGGCTCGTTTCGATGGTTTATTTCATAGTAACTATCATAAATCTGCACTAGAACCACTTTTAAATCTTCCAGAGTCAATGAGGACAACTGTAGGATTAATGGCTGATGATGTTTTTGAACCAACAAGATTCAAACGCATCCCACTTGATAATACAGAATATGGTATCCCATTTTTTGGAACTTCCGCTCTTATGTGGCTTGAACCCGCACCTACATACTATATACCAAAGAAAATGACTGGGATTGAGCAGTATATAGTAGACGAAAAAACTCTTTTAATTCCTCGTTCTGGTCAACTTGCTGGTATTATTGGTCATGCTGTGTTTCCTCATGGTTCTGTTTTGGGAGGAACTGTAACAGAAGATGCTATAAGGATAAAGGTTAAATCTCAAACTATTGCAGGGTATCTCTTCATTGCTTTGTCATCTGAATATGGAAGACGACAACTTAAAGCAAGAGCCTTTGGTTCTTCAATACCACATCTTGATGTACGTATGATTAAAGAAACTGTTATTCCTCTGCTTTCAGATGAACAAATTAGCAAAATAGGTGTTATCGGTCATAGAATTGCACAAGCAAGAAGTGAAGCGATTGAAAAGGAACAGCAAGCAAGAAAATTAGTAGAAAACGCTATTAGTAAAGGAGGAGTCTAA
- a CDS encoding protein kinase, which translates to MAKIIPVGQPVNDSERSAIKYLRDNLPDSYTIIHNFEIPQNRERFEIDLAIIAPHSVFVVDVKGIRGLIDIHGSHWYPEGRASIFSPLAKLRQHAKVLVSLISDNNRTTKNLNKVHIHPVVLMTAPNARVEAHGNPDGDDITYLNQECLTYFKNKSHIPGHRLQDIRSFHTLIEQTITGKTRAISTPLRYRDWEIEEELGEVPNKYKEYRAKHISLGKRGGIARLRIYEADPLQDETNRKKQHNLIGNAYRSVAHMPGHSNILRVKEFFSTEAADKFILVTEDITGQPLTQHIKKSDQALTFDQKIAIIRDTLSALDHAHKYEVIHRSLTPDAILVDAQGQARLTSFDYARVTKNRESTIAQDIVEVLDYNYQAPECYREPTEASIASDLFSAGLVFYELLTGKTAFKDISEVFDCDAIFPEKPSIYKPELPPGIDEWLQELCKCDPEDRFISAAVALTELDNIINPKPEQLTEVEETPQALTEIDWKNLPADYNLANQYIIQKKLGQGGFGVAYKVFDSMSDRDLVMKIIVHDRQSIYQRLKQEYKTLLDIPEHPHIVKVVFASQFADETPFILFDYINGEDVEKLLETPSQTTALSLEDAVKIARQTVAGLAHLHANGVYHQDIKPSNLLLTDKGVRIIDFNVAVSERDEAAMAGGTRRYIPPDFDFTRDLYEIDENEKIDRDLYALGITFYECITGGKYPFEEQDPRLRKNKQPQDPRNLSHCKDLNPELVNFLNKAIAPCRSDRFNSAQEFGESLDKIQHLRESQPIPVTTETLPASLISTEKPNFNPFVSHLLTLYSQSQQTNAGTRGLDAIGELTYVDTLLDTELKPAVLQGEFRLVIISGNAGDGKTAFIQKLEKQAEAEKAQINRGINGSQFQLKGRTFITNYDGSQDEADKVNHDVLLKFFAFFQGNDAQKWEENKEIRIIAINEGRLVDFLSDPKNQFSELTEIVKRGLKGSKPEDGVVLINLNLRSVVADLSKENLSKDNNSIFDRLIRRMTKPKFWQACDNCDLKDRCYIYHNARTFMDKTAGSKVIQRLKFLYTLTHLRGRLHITLRDLRSALAFMLAGTKDCDEVHNLYRNSNLEARQQIIDGFYFNSWMGGVQGSKDRLISLLREIDIGETSNPSLDRSFAFLQPNSREMGRFNIGDRGGYDDDLLQKEYSDITSTNPARLDISSQKAYKKYVSMLRRKQYFERRDEGWRQMLPYHHAEGFLELVKEEKDLKPEVKTLLSAINRGEGLRNPSLLDDSLALLVRRVNGGTIRSYRIFDRNNFDLSLPQPQEITRFIEFLSQTLILQYNSSIGHHAELSINLDVYEMLKRLDCGYRPSIEEQQGLYRNLTVFKNILASASYQEVLLTESGREFHRIKRDEEGILSLTSIANG; encoded by the coding sequence ATGGCTAAAATAATCCCCGTCGGTCAACCCGTCAACGACTCCGAACGCTCAGCAATAAAATACCTACGAGATAATTTACCCGATAGCTACACAATTATCCACAATTTTGAAATCCCTCAAAATAGGGAAAGATTTGAAATTGACTTGGCAATTATCGCACCCCACAGCGTTTTTGTTGTCGATGTTAAAGGTATTCGCGGATTAATTGATATCCACGGTTCCCACTGGTATCCTGAAGGACGCGCATCTATTTTCTCTCCCCTTGCAAAACTTCGTCAACACGCTAAGGTACTCGTAAGCTTAATTAGCGACAATAACCGTACTACGAAAAACCTTAACAAAGTTCATATTCATCCCGTGGTTCTGATGACAGCACCCAATGCTCGTGTAGAAGCTCACGGTAATCCTGATGGGGATGATATCACTTATTTAAATCAAGAATGTCTCACCTACTTTAAAAATAAAAGTCATATTCCCGGACACCGTTTACAAGATATTCGTTCGTTTCATACTTTAATTGAACAAACAATTACGGGTAAAACTCGCGCTATTTCTACTCCTCTTCGCTACCGTGACTGGGAAATTGAAGAAGAATTAGGAGAAGTACCTAATAAATATAAAGAATACCGCGCTAAACATATTTCTCTGGGTAAACGCGGAGGAATAGCTAGATTGCGAATTTATGAAGCTGATCCACTACAAGACGAAACTAATCGAAAAAAACAGCATAATCTTATCGGTAATGCTTATCGTTCCGTCGCACATATGCCGGGACATTCTAATATTCTCAGAGTTAAGGAATTTTTCTCTACTGAAGCTGCCGATAAATTTATTCTGGTAACTGAAGATATCACGGGACAACCTTTAACTCAACATATCAAAAAATCTGACCAAGCCCTGACTTTTGACCAAAAAATCGCGATTATCCGGGATACTTTATCCGCTCTCGACCATGCTCATAAATACGAGGTCATTCACCGTAGTTTAACTCCGGATGCGATTTTGGTGGATGCTCAAGGTCAAGCTCGGTTAACTTCTTTTGACTATGCAAGGGTGACGAAAAACCGCGAAAGCACTATCGCTCAAGATATTGTAGAGGTATTGGATTACAATTATCAAGCTCCCGAATGTTATCGCGAACCTACGGAAGCTAGTATTGCTTCAGATTTGTTTTCGGCTGGGTTGGTATTCTACGAATTACTTACCGGGAAAACTGCTTTTAAAGATATTTCCGAGGTTTTTGATTGCGATGCTATTTTCCCGGAAAAACCATCTATTTATAAACCGGAATTACCTCCGGGGATAGATGAATGGTTGCAAGAGCTATGCAAGTGCGACCCGGAAGACCGTTTTATTAGTGCAGCTGTAGCGCTGACGGAACTGGATAATATTATTAATCCCAAACCGGAACAGTTAACTGAAGTTGAGGAAACACCCCAAGCTTTAACTGAAATAGATTGGAAGAATTTACCAGCAGATTATAATCTTGCAAATCAATATATTATTCAAAAAAAGCTCGGTCAAGGTGGGTTTGGGGTAGCTTATAAAGTCTTTGATTCGATGTCTGACCGGGACTTGGTAATGAAAATCATCGTACATGACCGTCAATCAATTTACCAACGTCTCAAGCAGGAATACAAAACTCTGCTGGATATTCCGGAGCATCCCCATATTGTAAAAGTTGTATTTGCGAGTCAATTCGCAGATGAAACACCTTTTATTTTATTTGACTATATAAATGGTGAAGATGTAGAAAAACTATTGGAAACACCATCACAAACAACAGCGCTTTCTTTGGAAGATGCTGTAAAAATTGCTCGTCAAACCGTTGCAGGTTTAGCTCATTTACACGCAAACGGTGTTTATCACCAAGATATCAAACCTTCTAATCTGCTACTGACAGATAAAGGTGTCCGCATTATCGACTTTAACGTTGCAGTTTCCGAACGCGATGAAGCAGCGATGGCTGGGGGAACTCGCAGATATATCCCTCCCGATTTTGATTTTACCAGAGATTTATACGAGATTGACGAAAACGAAAAAATTGACCGCGACCTTTACGCTTTGGGGATTACTTTCTACGAATGCATTACTGGAGGTAAATATCCCTTTGAAGAACAAGACCCCAGATTGCGGAAAAATAAACAACCACAAGACCCGCGAAACTTGAGTCATTGTAAGGATTTGAATCCTGAATTGGTCAATTTTTTAAATAAGGCGATCGCACCTTGTAGAAGTGATAGATTTAATTCTGCACAAGAGTTTGGTGAGTCTTTGGACAAAATTCAGCATCTGAGAGAATCTCAACCAATCCCGGTGACAACTGAAACTTTACCAGCTTCCTTAATCTCCACTGAAAAACCAAATTTCAATCCCTTCGTATCTCACCTACTTACACTTTACAGCCAAAGCCAGCAAACCAACGCAGGAACCAGGGGTTTGGATGCAATTGGTGAATTAACCTACGTTGATACTTTACTCGATACCGAATTAAAACCCGCAGTATTGCAAGGTGAATTTCGCTTAGTTATCATCTCCGGTAATGCTGGTGACGGGAAAACCGCTTTTATTCAAAAGTTAGAAAAACAAGCAGAAGCAGAAAAAGCTCAAATAAATCGGGGTATCAACGGTTCCCAGTTTCAATTAAAGGGACGAACATTCATTACCAATTATGACGGTAGCCAAGACGAAGCAGATAAAGTTAATCATGATGTACTTTTAAAATTTTTCGCTTTCTTTCAAGGTAATGATGCTCAAAAATGGGAAGAAAACAAAGAAATACGCATCATTGCTATAAACGAAGGTCGTTTAGTTGACTTTTTATCCGACCCCAAAAACCAGTTTTCCGAACTAACCGAAATAGTTAAACGAGGTTTAAAAGGTTCAAAACCCGAAGATGGAGTTGTTTTAATTAACCTGAATCTCCGTTCGGTAGTAGCGGATTTGAGTAAAGAAAATTTAAGTAAAGACAATAACTCTATTTTTGATAGATTAATTCGTCGCATGACAAAACCCAAATTTTGGCAAGCTTGCGACAATTGCGACCTCAAAGACCGCTGTTATATTTATCATAATGCCCGCACCTTCATGGATAAAACAGCGGGTTCCAAAGTTATACAAAGACTTAAATTTCTTTATACTCTTACCCACCTGCGGGGACGCTTGCATATAACATTACGGGACTTGCGTTCCGCTTTAGCGTTTATGTTAGCGGGTACAAAAGATTGTGATGAAGTTCATAATTTGTATCGCAACAGTAATCTCGAAGCCAGACAGCAAATTATCGACGGATTTTATTTTAATTCCTGGATGGGAGGAGTACAAGGTTCAAAAGACAGATTAATTTCTCTGCTGCGAGAAATTGATATTGGAGAAACCAGTAACCCCAGTCTCGACCGTAGCTTTGCCTTTTTGCAACCCAACAGCCGCGAAATGGGAAGATTTAACATTGGCGATCGCGGTGGCTATGATGACGATTTATTACAAAAAGAATACAGTGATATAACCTCCACAAACCCCGCAAGATTGGATATCAGCAGTCAAAAAGCTTACAAAAAATATGTTTCCATGCTGCGGAGAAAGCAATATTTTGAACGTCGGGATGAAGGATGGCGACAAATGTTACCCTACCATCATGCCGAAGGTTTCTTAGAGTTAGTCAAAGAAGAGAAAGACCTAAAGCCGGAAGTAAAAACCTTGCTGAGTGCGATTAACAGAGGTGAAGGTTTGAGAAATCCCTCGCTGCTTGACGATAGCCTTGCTTTACTTGTGCGTCGAGTTAACGGTGGTACTATCCGCAGTTATCGTATATTTGATCGCAATAATTTTGACTTGTCACTTCCACAACCACAGGAAATTACGCGCTTTATCGAATTTCTTTCCCAAACTTTGATTCTCCAGTATAATTCTTCAATTGGTCATCATGCAGAACTAAGTATTAACCTGGATGTGTATGAGATGTTGAAAAGACTTGATTGCGGCTATCGTCCCAGCATTGAAGAACAACAAGGACTCTACCGAAATTTAACCGTGTTTAAAAATATCTTGGCTTCAGCTTCTTATCAAGAAGTTTTACTCACCGAAAGCGGACGAGAATTCCATCGGATTAAACGAGATGAAGAAGGAATTTTGTCATTAACGAGTATTGCTAATGGGTAA
- a CDS encoding ATP-binding protein: MSQGIQELQQKQLTQALEEILLPQLQEIICSRNDGHCMRVADLDLELMIVLTRSLRRELPEAQIFILESNDQVNEEPDLYISSTKLVELRNPLQDGSLRSPLLVFLPSNLQTNAEDSFNVASFEEISVTNVYQELIQSLIQRVPISLQGYVKDIFSDLTQEKWRWANTLAQARFLLTAIENEISGDTLGGALYELGLVPDFKLFAEPENSKLRIRKNLESMQKLTLNLDKSILGRVFDLELDDKSVQNQLIKFLLERGVEEPRRWTKEIVLENNNWHISFDKWKFKEDYNKDKIFIEVINTELPVIQEDEKDERRQSLVGQQILDPKNLRKFKIEFEVNPLPKQVQGLEYFTVQIYTQDGGAVGVAKKVKARKTKNPVKSVNLDKLDKFDFEEGWHYVRVLPWTANNDPIPLEADNKSTTTTQTNTHDSELFYVLPDSGEINDEEPPQRAIPQENSLQHAKLKLQFTAISQERDPKDITLKDVVWADRSTKTRTTSQESLEVKFKRDGKFRILVSQCLKDLEQQILASPKKPAIWKLQINMGQVESPIEDIIDFPNSQIASTFLSARASYFNAIRSGNKNLISQAVDFTSLKEICYQYAAAYRELLIELRGKTDKNEDPQALKDLKNLLSLDTVRLSVKDFRGQTVEAILVGPTHPLRALWLSTWSQIGQHWVNTTQEGFLEYISPVRDSILQGLVPLNIPATLPLIDGKVFITVDNINPFWSLYAPSTAENTRGLLGEVCTALGLPEPTIGANVNAQLLASRIERYLAQNSYIRTLSINAFNPGRATVLAEALILLQKREAFKDLRYNIRLFVPDPEAPGVGEAIEQLLVPVSSITSEVVDAFSTSSGNYLFPKLNVAVHSIDDFRTSENSYQAHISILIDLFPAREIAVGVPFHQKDIAPLHGLIQDFSIEFQDDENGTFWRRQPRHGKALPVDEIEDSINLLAELPQLISGATATIATGLPAFEKRPIVTLGLNAQQRELLHRIHNICDWVFTIDRNIGIEFFDRGSQSKRPPYLVDYIPNATSSFGHRLMITSRSLSELESFLLQILERYQLKAEPKRAEVILEQLRSLSGRLALKLISSTNEQAEALGLALARLFLKYQGALSNQIILPLDAHLELFKSAKQQADALGNSISLQRTDLALFDLNTATRTIVCNLVEVKCYSKVGNTSAFNSLKEKITEQIDESQKVLSLHFEPKERPDKLLKIRELATLLEFYLDRALRYGAIEKEAAEEARICITTLEEGYTLEFTRSGLIFDFEKPGTEAPDNEQGIEFHRIGIDLIKTLVEYAKPITNISTIEPEEITEEEIKEIKEVENSIPRLTSAAFIVEPRERSITDNFNSDKKIEETENNTTIIPEQTDNNKALEEEIQQEKEELSDTQCNEIIANEIEENVLTSASKIEIENQPEIPLTYDTILGVKFPTPQYGILGEMSGRKIALDLNQTHTISLFGVQGAGKSYTLGTVVEMACMQIPNINTLPSPLATVIFHYSPTQDYKPEFTSMVAPNSESNQIDILQKNFGAKPTQLKDIVILVPASKVEERKLEYQNIEVLPLTFAASELNATHWKFLMGAVGSQSMYLRQINQIIKKLRNQLTLEKLIQGLEKSSLSEQLKDLARTRLEFAAEYIDDSRRLSDIVRPGRLVIIDLRDEFIEKDEALGLFVVLLQIFSEATYNGEKFNKLVVFDEAHKYMESSDLVVGLTEVVREMRHKGTSIMLASQDPPSVPTSLIELSSQIIMHRFNSPAWLKHIQKANTALNSLTPEKMSNLDSGEAYIWSNKANDESFTKGAVKIRCRPRVTQHGGSTKTAVT; the protein is encoded by the coding sequence ATGAGTCAGGGTATTCAAGAACTGCAACAAAAGCAATTAACTCAAGCTTTAGAAGAGATTTTATTACCGCAACTTCAAGAAATTATTTGTTCGCGGAATGATGGTCATTGTATGCGCGTTGCAGACCTCGACTTAGAATTAATGATAGTGCTAACTCGTAGTTTGCGTAGGGAATTACCAGAAGCACAGATTTTTATTTTGGAATCTAACGATCAAGTTAACGAAGAACCGGATTTATATATATCATCCACCAAATTAGTCGAACTGCGTAACCCTTTACAAGATGGTTCGTTGCGATCGCCATTATTAGTATTTCTCCCTTCCAACCTCCAAACTAATGCGGAAGATTCGTTTAATGTCGCTTCATTTGAAGAAATTTCGGTTACTAATGTTTACCAAGAACTAATTCAAAGTTTAATTCAAAGAGTTCCTATATCCCTTCAAGGTTACGTTAAAGATATTTTTAGTGATTTGACTCAAGAAAAATGGCGCTGGGCAAATACTTTAGCACAAGCCAGGTTTTTATTAACCGCAATAGAAAATGAAATTTCTGGTGATACCCTTGGAGGAGCTTTATACGAACTAGGTTTAGTTCCAGATTTTAAATTATTTGCAGAACCAGAAAATAGTAAATTAAGAATTCGCAAAAATTTAGAATCAATGCAAAAACTTACCTTGAATTTAGATAAATCAATTCTAGGCAGAGTTTTTGATTTAGAATTAGACGATAAATCAGTTCAAAATCAATTAATTAAGTTTTTATTAGAAAGAGGAGTTGAAGAACCCCGTAGATGGACTAAGGAGATAGTATTAGAAAATAATAATTGGCATATATCTTTTGATAAATGGAAGTTTAAAGAAGATTACAATAAAGATAAAATATTTATAGAAGTTATAAATACAGAGCTTCCAGTTATTCAAGAAGACGAAAAAGACGAACGTCGTCAAAGTTTAGTTGGTCAGCAAATATTAGATCCCAAAAACCTACGAAAATTCAAGATAGAATTTGAAGTAAACCCCCTTCCCAAACAAGTACAGGGATTAGAATATTTTACTGTCCAGATTTACACTCAGGATGGGGGAGCGGTCGGAGTTGCGAAAAAAGTTAAAGCTCGGAAAACCAAAAATCCTGTTAAAAGCGTCAACCTAGATAAATTAGATAAATTCGATTTTGAAGAAGGTTGGCATTATGTAAGGGTTTTACCGTGGACGGCTAATAATGACCCAATACCGCTAGAAGCAGATAATAAATCTACAACGACTACCCAAACAAACACCCACGACAGCGAACTGTTTTACGTTCTTCCCGATAGCGGCGAAATTAATGATGAAGAACCACCGCAAAGAGCAATTCCGCAAGAAAATAGTCTACAACACGCCAAACTTAAACTACAGTTTACAGCGATTTCTCAAGAACGCGACCCAAAAGACATAACACTCAAAGATGTAGTTTGGGCTGACAGAAGCACTAAAACCCGCACTACATCTCAAGAATCCCTAGAAGTCAAATTTAAACGAGATGGTAAATTCCGCATTCTGGTATCGCAATGCTTAAAGGATTTAGAACAGCAAATCTTAGCTTCTCCTAAAAAACCTGCGATTTGGAAATTACAGATAAATATGGGACAAGTTGAATCTCCCATCGAAGACATTATTGATTTTCCCAACTCACAAATAGCATCAACTTTTTTATCAGCCCGTGCAAGCTACTTTAACGCTATCCGTTCGGGAAATAAAAACCTCATATCTCAAGCGGTTGATTTTACCAGCTTAAAAGAAATTTGCTACCAATACGCCGCCGCATACCGAGAACTGTTAATTGAACTACGGGGAAAAACTGATAAAAATGAAGATCCTCAAGCATTAAAGGACTTAAAAAATTTATTATCGTTAGATACAGTCCGTCTATCAGTTAAAGATTTTCGCGGACAAACCGTAGAAGCAATATTAGTCGGACCAACCCATCCCCTACGTGCATTATGGCTATCTACCTGGAGTCAAATTGGTCAACATTGGGTTAATACTACCCAAGAAGGATTCTTAGAATATATAAGTCCCGTTCGGGATAGTATTTTGCAAGGGCTAGTACCGTTAAATATACCTGCAACTTTACCCCTAATTGACGGAAAAGTCTTCATCACAGTTGATAATATTAATCCCTTCTGGTCTCTTTATGCACCATCAACAGCAGAAAATACCAGAGGATTGCTAGGGGAAGTCTGCACCGCACTAGGATTACCAGAACCAACAATTGGTGCTAACGTCAACGCGCAACTATTAGCTTCCCGCATTGAAAGATATTTAGCGCAAAACTCTTATATTCGTACCCTTAGTATCAATGCCTTTAATCCAGGTCGCGCTACCGTACTGGCAGAAGCTCTAATTTTATTGCAAAAACGGGAAGCATTTAAAGACCTACGCTACAATATTCGGCTATTTGTTCCCGACCCAGAAGCACCGGGGGTTGGTGAAGCCATAGAACAACTTCTCGTACCCGTTTCCAGCATTACTTCAGAAGTTGTTGATGCTTTTTCTACATCTAGTGGAAATTACTTATTCCCTAAATTAAATGTAGCAGTTCACTCAATTGATGATTTCCGCACCTCAGAAAACTCATACCAAGCCCACATCAGCATATTAATAGATTTATTCCCAGCTAGAGAAATCGCTGTTGGAGTTCCCTTTCACCAAAAAGATATCGCTCCCCTACACGGTTTAATCCAAGACTTTAGCATCGAATTTCAAGATGATGAAAATGGAACGTTTTGGAGAAGACAACCCCGTCACGGAAAAGCACTTCCTGTTGATGAGATTGAAGACTCAATAAACTTATTAGCAGAATTACCTCAGTTAATTTCTGGTGCCACAGCTACCATCGCTACAGGCTTACCAGCTTTTGAAAAGCGCCCTATAGTAACGTTAGGGCTAAATGCCCAACAACGGGAATTATTGCACCGCATTCATAATATTTGTGATTGGGTATTTACCATTGACCGCAATATCGGGATTGAATTTTTTGACCGGGGTAGTCAAAGCAAACGTCCTCCATACTTAGTTGACTACATTCCCAATGCGACTTCCAGTTTCGGGCATCGTTTAATGATAACTTCCCGTTCCCTATCCGAACTGGAATCATTTTTATTGCAAATCTTAGAACGCTACCAATTAAAAGCCGAACCCAAGCGAGCGGAAGTTATTCTCGAACAATTGCGATCGCTATCTGGAAGACTGGCTTTAAAACTGATTTCATCAACCAACGAACAAGCAGAAGCATTAGGACTGGCTTTAGCTCGTTTGTTTCTTAAATACCAAGGAGCGCTATCAAATCAAATTATACTTCCCCTCGACGCTCACTTGGAATTATTTAAATCTGCAAAACAGCAAGCAGATGCTCTGGGAAATTCAATCAGCCTTCAGCGAACTGACTTAGCACTTTTTGACTTAAATACCGCAACTCGAACAATTGTTTGTAATTTAGTTGAAGTAAAATGCTATTCCAAAGTAGGAAATACTAGTGCTTTTAATAGTTTAAAAGAAAAGATTACCGAACAAATAGATGAATCTCAAAAAGTTTTAAGTTTACATTTTGAACCAAAAGAAAGACCGGACAAACTATTAAAAATTAGAGAATTGGCAACACTACTAGAATTTTACTTAGATCGCGCTCTGCGATATGGAGCAATAGAAAAAGAAGCAGCAGAAGAAGCACGAATTTGCATTACAACTTTAGAAGAAGGCTATACACTCGAATTTACTCGTAGCGGGCTAATTTTTGATTTTGAAAAGCCAGGAACAGAAGCACCAGACAATGAACAAGGAATAGAATTTCACCGTATTGGTATAGATTTAATTAAAACCTTAGTAGAATACGCTAAACCCATAACAAATATTAGCACCATAGAACCAGAAGAAATAACAGAGGAAGAAATTAAAGAAATCAAAGAAGTTGAAAATTCAATTCCTCGACTTACCTCAGCAGCATTTATTGTTGAACCAAGAGAACGTTCTATAACTGATAATTTTAATTCGGATAAGAAAATAGAGGAAACAGAAAATAATACTACTATAATTCCAGAACAAACAGATAACAATAAAGCCTTAGAAGAAGAAATACAGCAAGAAAAAGAAGAATTGAGCGATACTCAATGCAACGAAATTATTGCCAATGAGATAGAAGAAAATGTTTTAACTTCAGCATCGAAAATAGAAATTGAAAATCAACCCGAAATACCATTAACTTATGACACAATATTAGGCGTTAAATTTCCAACTCCTCAATACGGTATTCTGGGCGAAATGTCCGGTAGAAAAATAGCGCTAGACCTAAATCAAACCCATACAATTAGTCTTTTCGGCGTTCAAGGAGCGGGTAAAAGTTATACATTAGGAACAGTGGTAGAAATGGCTTGTATGCAAATTCCTAATATCAATACTTTACCAAGTCCTTTGGCAACAGTAATATTTCATTACAGTCCAACCCAAGACTACAAACCCGAATTTACTTCAATGGTTGCTCCTAACTCGGAATCTAACCAAATTGATATATTACAAAAGAATTTTGGAGCAAAACCAACACAATTAAAAGATATTGTTATCTTAGTTCCTGCATCTAAAGTTGAAGAAAGAAAGCTAGAATATCAAAATATCGAAGTATTACCTCTTACCTTTGCAGCATCAGAATTAAACGCAACTCATTGGAAATTTTTAATGGGTGCTGTAGGTAGTCAAAGTATGTATTTGCGTCAAATAAATCAAATTATTAAAAAATTACGCAATCAATTAACCCTAGAAAAACTTATTCAAGGATTAGAAAAATCTTCCTTGTCAGAACAATTAAAGGATTTAGCTAGAACAAGATTAGAATTTGCCGCAGAATATATAGATGATAGCCGTAGGCTAAGTGATATTGTTCGTCCAGGTAGATTAGTAATCATTGATTTACGAGACGAATTTATCGAAAAAGATGAAGCTTTGGGGTTATTTGTGGTACTTTTACAAATTTTTTCAGAAGCAACTTATAACGGAGAAAAATTCAATAAACTTGTTGTTTTTGACGAAGCTCACAAATACATGGAAAGCTCAGACCTAGTAGTAGGACTAACAGAAGTAGTTAGAGAAATGCGACATAAAGGTACTAGTATAATGCTCGCATCGCAAGACCCTCCATCAGTTCCTACTTCTCTAATTGAGCTTTCCTCACAAATCATCATGCATCGATTCAATTCACCAGCTTGGTTAAAGCATATTCAAAAAGCGAACACAGCACTTAACTCTTTAACCCCAGAAAAAATGAGCAACCTTGACTCCGGAGAAGCTTATATTTGGTCAAATAAAGCCAACGATGAAAGCTTTACAAAAGGAGCAGTAAAAATTCGCTGTCGTCCTAGAGTTACTCAGCATGGTGGAAGTACGAAAACTGCGGTTACTTGA